One stretch of Sulfolobales archaeon DNA includes these proteins:
- a CDS encoding PUA domain-containing protein: MYDERGEEAWVEDLIKMVRRIFRGEEINRCMPKNIRISCNIYPGICLLIGDGPAEDRIAQLGIKPLFVGRIVGVAFEGKIYPSPWLLEDLYKCTGEIRSAIEAAQQGVKAFLYGNDLLVASVNKIYGPFKRGDIVAIIDPVDKRVIGVARATMNPEEIERARSRGRLTDVAAKNILDLGWFLRVLKPVEEWD, from the coding sequence ATGTATGATGAAAGGGGGGAAGAGGCTTGGGTGGAAGATCTTATAAAGATGGTTAGGAGGATCTTTAGAGGGGAAGAGATTAATAGGTGTATGCCTAAAAACATTAGGATCTCTTGTAACATCTACCCAGGAATATGTTTATTGATAGGAGATGGCCCTGCTGAGGATAGAATAGCCCAGCTAGGGATCAAGCCCCTTTTCGTGGGGAGAATAGTTGGTGTAGCCTTTGAGGGGAAGATCTATCCATCTCCATGGCTTCTCGAGGATCTATATAAATGTACCGGTGAGATAAGATCTGCTATTGAGGCGGCGCAGCAAGGTGTTAAGGCATTTCTCTATGGAAACGATCTTCTTGTAGCTAGCGTGAACAAGATCTACGGCCCTTTTAAAAGGGGAGATATAGTAGCTATCATAGATCCAGTTGACAAGAGGGTAATAGGTGTTGCAAGGGCTACGATGAACCCAGAGGAGATAGAAAGGGCAAGATCTAGGGGTAGGTTGACAGATGTGGCTGCTAAAAACATTTTGGATCTAGGGTGGTTCCTAAGAGTTCTCAAACCAGTAGAGGAATGGGATTAA